One Amorphoplanes digitatis genomic window carries:
- a CDS encoding outer membrane protein assembly factor BamB family protein, with amino-acid sequence MHVLIRVPAAALSLILAAGATPAAAAPAPLRWEHVGYDAENTYFNPHENVITAATVGRLAKKWSVVLRKGDSCAGFGAPVIAGGRIFVGDQAGISAYSATTGAKKWSFDWDEFGEGNPPRMAVIGGLLVAGYNDCYSMSDPNSQVIALDVATGARRWAGGSPLVGGLVMDKGVILASDTDIYGDTQTVAYRVRDGKKLWSVENRRAAGVSADGTVPAYTTDDEGVRAGEMVAFDITSGAVRWTRKGYLSADAASPGADTFYGPDAKDKLAAVSVKDGAVRWTAPPPGQSYAPIATDGARVYRSSDDTVTAFNARTGKKAWSRKLASFAGQPLVAGGLVYAGDVALDAERGKVIDDVPAFEGDVVVTGGVLYQANEGVLTAYAIR; translated from the coding sequence ATGCATGTATTGATCCGAGTTCCGGCCGCCGCGCTGTCGCTGATCCTGGCCGCCGGCGCGACGCCGGCCGCCGCCGCGCCGGCGCCGCTGCGCTGGGAGCACGTCGGCTACGACGCCGAGAACACCTACTTCAACCCGCACGAGAACGTGATCACCGCGGCGACGGTGGGCCGGCTCGCCAAGAAGTGGTCGGTGGTTCTGCGCAAGGGTGACAGCTGCGCCGGATTCGGCGCGCCGGTGATCGCCGGCGGGCGCATCTTCGTGGGCGACCAGGCCGGGATCTCGGCGTACTCGGCGACGACCGGCGCCAAGAAGTGGAGCTTCGACTGGGACGAGTTCGGGGAGGGCAATCCGCCGCGAATGGCGGTCATCGGCGGCCTGCTCGTCGCCGGTTACAACGACTGCTACTCGATGAGCGACCCGAACTCACAGGTGATCGCGCTCGACGTGGCGACCGGAGCCCGGCGCTGGGCCGGCGGCTCCCCTCTGGTCGGCGGCCTGGTGATGGACAAGGGCGTGATCCTGGCCTCCGACACCGACATCTACGGTGACACGCAGACCGTCGCCTACCGGGTACGGGACGGCAAGAAGCTGTGGAGCGTGGAGAACCGTCGCGCGGCCGGGGTCTCCGCCGACGGCACCGTCCCGGCATACACCACCGACGACGAGGGTGTGCGCGCCGGCGAGATGGTGGCGTTCGACATCACCAGCGGGGCCGTGCGGTGGACCCGGAAGGGGTACCTGTCGGCCGACGCCGCGAGTCCGGGTGCCGACACGTTCTACGGCCCCGACGCCAAGGACAAGCTGGCGGCCGTCAGCGTCAAGGACGGTGCCGTTCGCTGGACGGCGCCGCCGCCCGGGCAGTCGTACGCGCCGATCGCGACGGACGGTGCCCGGGTGTACCGCTCGTCCGACGACACGGTCACCGCCTTCAACGCCCGTACGGGAAAGAAGGCGTGGAGCCGGAAGCTGGCGAGCTTCGCCGGTCAGCCGCTGGTGGCCGGCGGCCTGGTCTACGCCGGTGACGTCGCCCTGGACGCCGAGCGGGGCAAGGTGATCGACGACGTGCCGGCGTTCGAGGGTGACGTCGTCGTGACGGGCGGCGTGCTCTATCAGGCGAACGAGGGCGTCCTCACCGCGTACGCGATTCGCTGA
- a CDS encoding type 1 glutamine amidotransferase domain-containing protein produces the protein MSSVLMVVTAADSLTLADGDSHPTGFWAEEVATSHRILREAGLDVRIATPGGRPAPVDPISLDERGGVAAEDARDLSAYLDSISAELSRPLVLADARVADYDAVYLPGGHGPMADLATDPDLARILAEADARRLTVAALCHGPAGLLGAVGADGRFLFAGRRLTVFTDDEERQGGLGDRTPYLVESRLRELGAVIASGPAWSSTVVSDGNLITGQNPQSSADTAREVVKAVSESRTR, from the coding sequence ATGTCCTCGGTACTCATGGTGGTCACGGCGGCGGACTCGCTCACCCTGGCCGACGGCGACAGCCACCCGACCGGCTTCTGGGCCGAGGAGGTGGCCACGTCGCACCGGATCCTGCGCGAGGCCGGCCTTGACGTGCGGATCGCGACGCCCGGCGGCCGGCCCGCGCCGGTCGACCCGATCAGCCTCGACGAGCGCGGCGGCGTCGCCGCCGAGGACGCCCGCGACCTGAGCGCCTACCTCGACTCGATCTCGGCGGAGCTGAGCCGGCCGCTCGTCCTCGCCGACGCGCGGGTCGCCGACTACGACGCGGTCTACCTGCCGGGCGGGCACGGGCCGATGGCCGACCTGGCCACCGACCCGGACCTGGCGCGGATCCTCGCCGAGGCGGACGCCCGCCGGCTGACCGTCGCGGCCCTCTGCCACGGCCCGGCCGGGCTGCTGGGCGCCGTCGGCGCGGACGGGCGGTTCCTGTTCGCCGGGCGCAGGCTCACCGTCTTCACCGACGACGAGGAGCGCCAGGGCGGACTCGGCGACCGCACCCCCTACCTGGTGGAGTCGCGGCTGCGCGAGCTGGGCGCGGTGATCGCGTCCGGACCGGCCTGGAGCAGCACGGTCGTCAGCGACGGCAACCTGATCACCGGTCAGAATCCGCAGTCGAGCGCCGATACGGCCCGCGAGGTGGTGAAAGCCGTCAGCGAATCGCGTACGCGGTGA
- a CDS encoding pyridoxamine 5'-phosphate oxidase family protein translates to MADEPRTRTQRKADVLELLSAKVADTWVATSDGDGPYLVPLTMAWFDDRIVLATARDAPTARNLVARGGARLALGGTRDVVMIDASLERTLPVADAGAVGEAYAAQSDWDPRTAGDGYVFLVLLPARVQAWREVNEIPGRTLMRDGAWLV, encoded by the coding sequence ATGGCTGACGAACCGCGGACGAGAACCCAGCGCAAGGCGGACGTGCTGGAGCTGCTGAGCGCGAAGGTCGCCGACACGTGGGTGGCCACCTCCGACGGCGACGGGCCGTATCTGGTGCCGCTCACGATGGCCTGGTTCGACGACCGCATCGTGCTCGCCACGGCGCGCGACGCGCCGACCGCTCGCAACCTCGTCGCGCGGGGCGGCGCCCGGCTGGCGCTGGGCGGCACCCGCGACGTGGTGATGATCGATGCCTCCCTGGAGCGCACCCTCCCGGTCGCCGACGCCGGCGCGGTGGGCGAGGCCTATGCGGCACAGAGCGACTGGGATCCGCGTACGGCGGGCGACGGCTATGTCTTCCTCGTCCTGCTCCCGGCGCGCGTACAGGCCTGGCGCGAGGTGAACGAGATCCCGGGCCGCACGCTGATGCGCGACGGCGCCTGGCTGGTCTGA
- a CDS encoding DUF4350 domain-containing protein, protein MRSRRRLRFALPFAVVAGLVTITAIAHVVQQPDPTDASFLSPTSDDGDGARLLADRLTGGGVQVDVRTTSTDALASAASGGPATVLVTTPELVNPVYLGRLAALPPQVRVILVAPDAQQVGLLGLDVAVGGPRWMAAAPRPGCAAGFAGTAGRAAALRRSYDPRGYGAVRCYRDGLVELRTARAAITLIGAADPFRNDRAGEHGNQALAAGLLARDPRVIWLDLHEREPDPVTDTFPQQEPDPGTDPEGEPGYGTGDEPGGSPQGDPAGDPQNGDQNPRPGRGQDGQAQGGGNPVTDSPLARAFPPVVWATLALLALAALALAAASARRLGAPVAEPLPVRVRAAETVRGLGGLYRRAGARGNSLATLQAAASRRLTEHFGLPPDAGMDEVAERVAAVTGHPVNEVRHMLGGGVEDSDEELARAATTVQNLVRYVTGRQNWRQGTDEGNVT, encoded by the coding sequence GTGAGGTCCCGCCGCCGGCTGCGGTTCGCGCTCCCGTTCGCCGTCGTCGCCGGCCTGGTGACGATCACCGCGATCGCGCACGTCGTGCAGCAGCCGGACCCGACCGACGCGTCGTTCCTCTCGCCGACCAGCGACGACGGTGACGGCGCGCGCCTGCTGGCCGACCGCCTGACCGGCGGCGGCGTCCAGGTGGACGTGCGGACCACGAGCACCGACGCGCTGGCCTCCGCCGCCTCGGGCGGCCCCGCGACCGTACTGGTGACGACGCCGGAGCTGGTCAATCCGGTATACCTCGGCCGGCTGGCAGCGCTGCCGCCGCAGGTGCGGGTGATCCTCGTGGCGCCCGACGCGCAACAGGTCGGGCTCCTGGGCCTCGACGTCGCGGTCGGCGGGCCCCGCTGGATGGCCGCGGCGCCGCGGCCCGGCTGCGCGGCCGGGTTCGCCGGCACGGCCGGGCGGGCCGCGGCGCTGCGCCGCAGCTACGACCCGCGCGGCTACGGCGCGGTGCGGTGCTACCGGGACGGTCTCGTCGAGCTCCGCACCGCCCGCGCCGCGATCACGCTGATCGGCGCCGCCGACCCCTTCCGCAACGACCGCGCCGGTGAGCACGGCAACCAGGCCCTCGCCGCCGGCCTGCTGGCGCGCGATCCCCGGGTGATCTGGCTCGACCTGCACGAGCGGGAGCCCGATCCGGTCACCGACACCTTCCCGCAGCAGGAGCCGGACCCTGGCACCGATCCGGAGGGCGAGCCCGGCTACGGCACCGGCGACGAGCCCGGCGGCAGCCCGCAGGGCGATCCGGCCGGCGATCCGCAGAACGGCGACCAAAATCCCCGCCCTGGCCGCGGGCAGGACGGCCAGGCACAGGGCGGCGGCAACCCGGTAACGGACAGCCCATTGGCCCGCGCCTTCCCGCCCGTGGTCTGGGCGACCCTGGCGCTGCTCGCGCTGGCCGCGCTCGCGCTGGCCGCCGCCTCGGCCCGGCGGCTCGGCGCGCCGGTCGCCGAGCCTCTGCCGGTGCGGGTCCGGGCCGCCGAGACGGTACGCGGCCTCGGCGGGCTGTACCGGCGGGCCGGCGCGCGCGGCAACTCGCTCGCGACGCTCCAGGCGGCCGCGAGTCGCCGGCTCACCGAGCATTTCGGACTGCCGCCCGACGCCGGCATGGACGAGGTGGCCGAGCGCGTCGCCGCCGTCACCGGCCACCCGGTCAACGAGGTGCGGCACATGCTCGGCGGCGGCGTCGAGGACAGCGACGAGGAGCTGGCCCGCGCCGCGACGACCGTGCAGAACCTGGTCCGCTACGTGACCGGGCGGCAGAACTGGCGACAGGGAACTGACGAGGGGAATGTGACGTGA
- a CDS encoding bifunctional metallophosphatase/5'-nucleotidase has protein sequence MTLPAGVSRRGVLAAAAAGVAVPLVLGDSAEAALAHGHGHGPAPKTYDLTVLGTSDTHGNVYNWDYYKDLEYDDSAHNDIGVAKLAGLVNQIRDERRGKATLVLDAGDTIQGTPLATYYAKQEPITTTGERHPMARAMNVLHYDAVTLGNHEFNYGLPLLNLWIRQLGFPALAANAVDVRTGRPAFTPYVIKKVSLGHGAPTLRVGILGLTNPGVAIWDRANVEGKLRFDDMIATAAKWVPIMRARGADIVLISAHGGDSGTSSYGPELPNENPSALIAEQVPGIDAILFGHAHANVPQRFVTNAATGAQVLLAEPSKWGQRLARMDFTLTRDRGRWTITEKKSDLLNTNTVAEDPKVLAAVRAQHAKTVAYVNQVVATSTEELSAAESRYKDTPILDYINKVQTDTVTAALAGTAYAALPVLSIAAPFSRTAVFPKGDVKIKDVAGLYIYDNTLEAVVMTGAEVRAYLEYSAKYFVTLPVGATPDPATLNDPKVPDYNYDVFSGVDYDIDISRPVGDRITRLEIAGAAVAADAQFVVAVNNYRRSGGGNFPGIVKTQVYNAQQEIRQLLIDWAQAKGEINPADFFAPNWRLVREGVPVF, from the coding sequence ATGACCCTTCCCGCAGGCGTTTCGCGGCGCGGCGTGCTTGCCGCCGCCGCTGCCGGAGTCGCCGTTCCCCTCGTCCTCGGCGATTCCGCCGAGGCCGCGCTCGCGCACGGCCACGGACATGGGCCCGCTCCGAAGACGTACGACCTCACCGTGCTCGGCACCTCCGACACGCACGGCAATGTCTACAACTGGGACTACTACAAGGACCTGGAGTACGACGACAGCGCGCACAACGACATCGGCGTGGCCAAGCTCGCCGGGCTGGTGAACCAGATCCGGGACGAGCGGCGGGGCAAGGCGACGCTCGTGCTCGACGCCGGCGACACGATTCAGGGCACGCCGCTGGCCACGTACTACGCCAAGCAGGAGCCCATCACCACGACCGGTGAGCGGCACCCGATGGCCCGGGCCATGAACGTGTTGCACTACGACGCCGTCACCCTGGGCAACCACGAGTTCAACTACGGACTGCCGCTGCTCAACCTCTGGATCCGCCAGCTCGGTTTCCCGGCGCTCGCTGCCAACGCCGTCGACGTTCGTACGGGCCGGCCGGCCTTCACGCCGTACGTGATCAAGAAGGTCTCGCTCGGGCACGGCGCGCCGACGCTGCGGGTCGGGATCCTGGGTCTCACCAACCCGGGCGTGGCCATCTGGGACCGGGCCAACGTCGAGGGCAAGCTGCGCTTCGACGACATGATCGCGACCGCCGCGAAGTGGGTGCCGATCATGCGGGCCCGCGGCGCCGACATCGTGCTGATCTCCGCGCACGGCGGTGACAGCGGCACCTCGAGCTACGGCCCCGAGCTGCCCAACGAGAACCCGAGCGCGCTGATCGCCGAGCAGGTGCCGGGCATCGACGCGATCCTGTTCGGACACGCGCACGCCAACGTTCCGCAGCGCTTCGTGACCAACGCCGCGACCGGCGCGCAGGTGCTGCTCGCCGAGCCGTCGAAGTGGGGCCAGCGGCTCGCCCGGATGGACTTCACCCTGACCCGCGACCGTGGCCGGTGGACCATCACCGAGAAGAAGTCGGACCTGCTGAACACCAACACGGTTGCCGAGGACCCTAAGGTGCTCGCGGCGGTGCGAGCGCAGCACGCCAAGACGGTCGCCTACGTGAACCAGGTCGTCGCCACGTCCACCGAGGAGCTGTCCGCGGCGGAGTCGCGCTACAAGGACACGCCGATCCTGGACTACATCAACAAGGTGCAGACCGACACGGTGACGGCGGCGCTGGCCGGCACCGCGTACGCGGCGCTGCCGGTGCTGTCGATCGCGGCGCCGTTCAGCCGTACCGCGGTGTTCCCGAAGGGCGACGTCAAGATCAAGGACGTGGCCGGGCTCTACATCTACGACAACACCCTCGAGGCCGTCGTGATGACCGGTGCCGAGGTGCGGGCGTACCTGGAGTACTCGGCGAAGTACTTCGTGACGCTGCCGGTCGGCGCGACGCCGGACCCGGCGACGCTCAACGACCCGAAGGTGCCGGACTACAACTACGACGTGTTCTCGGGCGTCGACTACGACATCGACATCAGCCGGCCGGTCGGCGACCGGATCACCCGCCTGGAGATCGCGGGCGCGGCGGTGGCGGCGGACGCGCAGTTCGTGGTGGCCGTGAACAACTACCGGCGCAGCGGCGGCGGCAACTTCCCGGGCATCGTGAAGACCCAGGTCTACAACGCGCAGCAGGAGATCAGGCAGCTGCTGATCGACTGGGCGCAGGCCAAGGGTGAGATCAACCCGGCGGACTTCTTCGCGCCGAACTGGCGGCTGGTCCGCGAGGGCGTCCCGGTCTTCTGA
- a CDS encoding HAD-IIA family hydrolase, whose protein sequence is MESQTVLLDLDGTLGELFTPVTAAQRVLAAAPGCRVLVLADEPVRDELARHGRLVSLDEARSASHVVIGDCRQTLSYRHLDAAFRAVRAGAELMALQRGRYYRAADGDHVDTGAIVAAVEYAAERPARVLGKPSRDFLRLADQSAGGAAAGRLWVVGDDRTTDIEMANAADAISVQVRTGKYADQRDNDALARAAHVIDSVADLPELISRRLS, encoded by the coding sequence GTGGAATCGCAGACGGTCCTGCTCGACCTGGACGGCACGCTCGGGGAGCTGTTCACGCCGGTGACCGCGGCGCAACGGGTGCTGGCGGCGGCGCCCGGATGCCGGGTCCTCGTCCTCGCCGACGAACCCGTGCGCGATGAGCTGGCCCGCCACGGACGGCTGGTGAGCCTCGACGAGGCGCGGTCGGCCAGCCATGTCGTCATCGGCGACTGCCGGCAGACGCTGTCATACCGGCACCTGGACGCCGCCTTCCGGGCCGTCCGGGCCGGCGCCGAGCTGATGGCCCTTCAGCGCGGCCGCTACTACCGCGCCGCGGACGGGGACCATGTGGACACCGGCGCGATCGTCGCCGCCGTCGAGTACGCCGCCGAGCGGCCGGCGCGCGTGCTGGGCAAGCCCAGCCGGGACTTCCTGCGGCTCGCCGACCAGTCGGCGGGCGGCGCCGCCGCCGGCCGGCTCTGGGTGGTGGGCGACGACCGCACCACCGACATCGAGATGGCGAACGCGGCGGACGCGATCTCCGTCCAGGTGCGCACCGGCAAATACGCCGACCAGCGGGACAACGACGCCCTGGCGCGGGCCGCGCACGTCATCGACTCCGTGGCCGACCTGCCGGAGCTGATCTCCCGCCGCCTCTCCTAG
- a CDS encoding DUF4129 domain-containing protein produces MTRSWDEFAAAVFDVVPPQTLLLLMLLLAGLTGALWYWFPAWVPRRWPRWRMPRFRLPRLRLPRFRRTRKSKAAKAAAEPEPVFAPTVVLADGTLLADRLAAQGRYAEAIRQRLRDIVGDLTAAGVVAPLPGTTAAEVAASAAAHRPAVAGSLGGATDLFSEIWYGDRPALPAHDERMRVLTGDVRLRMREGTP; encoded by the coding sequence ATGACCCGGTCCTGGGACGAGTTCGCGGCCGCGGTCTTCGACGTCGTGCCGCCGCAGACCCTGCTGCTGCTCATGCTGCTGCTGGCCGGGCTGACCGGCGCGCTCTGGTACTGGTTCCCCGCGTGGGTGCCGCGCCGGTGGCCGCGCTGGCGGATGCCCCGGTTCCGGCTGCCGCGGCTGCGGCTGCCCCGCTTCCGGCGTACCAGGAAATCCAAGGCCGCGAAGGCGGCAGCCGAGCCGGAGCCGGTCTTCGCGCCGACCGTGGTGCTCGCCGACGGCACCCTGCTTGCCGACCGGCTCGCCGCGCAGGGCCGGTACGCCGAGGCCATCCGGCAGCGGCTGCGTGACATCGTCGGCGACCTGACCGCCGCGGGCGTCGTCGCGCCGCTGCCCGGCACGACCGCCGCCGAGGTCGCGGCCTCGGCGGCCGCGCACCGCCCGGCGGTGGCCGGTTCGCTGGGCGGCGCGACCGACCTCTTCTCGGAGATCTGGTACGGCGACCGCCCCGCCCTGCCCGCACACGACGAGCGCATGCGCGTCCTCACCGGGGACGTGCGCCTGCGGATGCGCGAGGGCACGCCGTGA
- a CDS encoding AAA family ATPase produces the protein MTSSVPVEAIAARDALQRLRNEVAKAVIGQDAVVGGVVIALLCGGHVLLEGVPGVAKTLLVRALAAALDLDTKRVQFTPDLMPGDVTGSLVYDARSAAFNFRPGPIFTNLLLADEINRTPPKTQAALLEAMEERTVSTDGETRRLPEPFIVVATQNPIEYEGTYPLPEAQLDRFLLKLAVPLPQRDEELGVLRAHHNGFDPRDLKAAGVGPVATAADLAAGRAAARGVAVAEPVLEYVVDLCRATRTSPALELGASPRGTTALLAVAKARAWLSGRDYVLPDDVKAFAIPTLRHRVRLRAEAELDGVSTDSVLRTVLGAVPAPR, from the coding sequence GTGACGTCTTCCGTACCGGTGGAGGCCATCGCGGCCCGCGATGCGCTACAGCGCCTGCGGAACGAGGTCGCCAAGGCGGTCATCGGCCAGGACGCCGTGGTCGGCGGCGTGGTCATCGCGCTGCTCTGCGGCGGCCACGTGCTGCTCGAGGGCGTGCCCGGCGTGGCGAAGACGCTGCTGGTCCGCGCTCTGGCCGCCGCGCTGGACCTGGACACCAAGCGCGTGCAGTTCACCCCGGACCTGATGCCGGGCGACGTGACCGGCTCGCTGGTCTACGACGCGCGCAGCGCCGCGTTCAACTTCCGGCCCGGCCCGATCTTCACGAACCTCCTGCTCGCCGACGAGATCAACCGGACGCCGCCGAAGACACAGGCGGCGCTGCTCGAGGCCATGGAGGAGCGCACGGTCAGCACCGACGGCGAGACCCGCCGGCTGCCTGAGCCGTTCATCGTGGTCGCCACCCAGAACCCGATCGAGTACGAGGGCACGTATCCGCTGCCGGAGGCGCAGCTCGACCGGTTCCTGCTCAAGCTCGCCGTGCCGCTGCCGCAGCGCGACGAGGAGCTGGGCGTGCTGCGGGCGCACCACAACGGCTTCGACCCGCGCGACCTCAAGGCCGCCGGCGTCGGGCCGGTCGCCACCGCCGCCGACCTGGCCGCCGGCCGGGCCGCCGCCCGCGGGGTCGCGGTCGCCGAGCCGGTGCTGGAGTACGTGGTGGACCTGTGCCGGGCCACCCGGACGTCCCCGGCGCTGGAGCTGGGCGCGTCGCCGCGTGGCACCACGGCCCTGCTGGCCGTCGCGAAGGCCCGGGCCTGGCTCAGCGGGCGCGACTACGTGCTGCCCGACGACGTCAAGGCGTTCGCCATCCCGACGCTGCGGCACCGGGTCCGGCTGCGCGCCGAGGCCGAACTGGACGGCGTCTCGACCGACTCGGTGCTGCGGACGGTGCTGGGCGCCGTGCCCGCACCCCGCTGA
- a CDS encoding DUF58 domain-containing protein, whose translation MVTRRFALLLALGVPLPALLGSPWLAVLAVVGLAAAAAALDLLIAAPLTGVTLRREAPATVWLGETTAATLTVGNAGDRRMRLRLRDRWVPSAGAGNAEHRLDLPPGEQREVVTTLTPTRHGDRPAVRVTLRSCGPLGLAYRQRRQRWNDAVTPETTLRVLPRFPSRRLLPEKLARLRIFDGAVVTRGRGQGTEFDVLREYVIGDDVRSIDWRASARTHDVVVRTWRPERDRRVVCVLDTGRTSAARIGDEPRLDAAIDAALLLAVLASKADDRVDLLAVDTVVRAKVEGGGHRTKLPRLIGSMAALEPALVETDFGLAVADLLRRDHKRSLVVIFSALDAAPIVEGLLPMLTRLTTRHRIVLASVRDPETAQLAQLPERDASAEAVHVAAAAELALAERGRVRALLEQQGVIVVDELRDGFASKVADVYLMLKAAGRL comes from the coding sequence GTGGTCACCAGGCGTTTCGCGCTGCTGCTGGCGCTCGGCGTACCGCTGCCGGCGCTGCTCGGGTCGCCGTGGCTCGCCGTGCTCGCCGTGGTCGGGCTCGCCGCCGCGGCGGCCGCGCTGGATCTGCTGATCGCGGCACCGCTGACCGGGGTGACGCTGCGCCGCGAGGCTCCCGCGACGGTGTGGCTCGGCGAGACGACCGCGGCGACGCTGACCGTCGGCAACGCCGGTGACCGGCGGATGCGGCTGCGGCTGCGCGACCGCTGGGTGCCCTCGGCGGGCGCCGGCAACGCCGAACACCGGCTCGACCTGCCGCCCGGCGAGCAGCGGGAGGTGGTCACCACGCTGACACCGACCCGGCACGGCGACCGGCCGGCCGTGCGGGTGACGCTGCGCTCGTGCGGTCCGCTGGGGCTCGCGTACCGGCAGCGGCGGCAGCGGTGGAACGACGCCGTCACCCCGGAGACGACGCTGCGGGTGCTGCCCCGCTTCCCGTCCCGGCGGCTGCTGCCGGAGAAGCTGGCCCGGCTGCGCATCTTCGACGGCGCCGTGGTGACCCGCGGGCGGGGACAGGGCACCGAGTTCGACGTGCTGCGCGAGTACGTGATCGGCGACGATGTCCGCTCGATCGACTGGCGGGCCAGCGCCCGTACCCATGACGTGGTGGTCCGGACCTGGCGCCCGGAGCGCGACCGCCGGGTGGTCTGCGTGCTGGACACCGGCCGGACCTCGGCGGCGCGGATCGGGGACGAGCCCCGGCTGGACGCCGCGATCGACGCGGCGCTGCTGCTGGCGGTGCTCGCCTCCAAGGCCGACGACCGGGTCGACCTGCTGGCGGTCGACACCGTCGTGCGGGCCAAGGTGGAGGGCGGTGGGCACCGTACCAAGCTGCCCCGGCTGATCGGCTCGATGGCGGCGCTGGAGCCGGCGCTCGTGGAGACGGATTTCGGCCTGGCCGTGGCCGACCTGCTGCGCCGCGACCACAAGCGCTCGCTGGTGGTGATCTTCTCGGCGCTGGACGCCGCGCCGATCGTCGAGGGCCTGCTGCCGATGCTGACCCGACTGACCACCCGCCACCGGATCGTCCTGGCCAGCGTCCGCGACCCGGAGACCGCGCAGCTTGCCCAGCTGCCGGAGCGGGACGCGAGCGCCGAGGCCGTGCACGTCGCCGCGGCCGCCGAGCTGGCGCTGGCCGAGCGCGGCCGGGTGCGCGCCCTGCTGGAGCAGCAGGGCGTGATCGTGGTGGACGAGCTCCGCGACGGCTTCGCCTCCAAGGTCGCCGACGTGTACCTGATGCTGAAGGCGGCCGGGCGGCTCTAG
- a CDS encoding LysR family transcriptional regulator, translated as MDLDLLAVFLDIYRTGSLSAAAGLRGVSQPAISGQLARLEREVGAPLFVRTHRGATPTERADDLARRAGPHLDALRRSLATGEPAPEPLGTIRIGGPAEGMTARILPALTPLIENGLRVRASFGLAADLLAALARGELDLVVSAIRPTARGLLATPLIDEEFVLLGPPSLARTVDPAALAADPPRALAHLPLVAYAEDLPIIRRYWRSEFGRRPPNEVVLTAPDLRAVLAAVVAGAGVSVLPRFLAEAALSAGSVLELHRPEVEPLNTIFLAVAAGRRHDPTIAAVHGRLLDRARQWGSL; from the coding sequence GTGGACCTTGACCTGCTCGCGGTCTTCCTGGACATCTACCGCACCGGCTCGCTGTCCGCGGCCGCCGGCCTGCGCGGCGTCAGCCAGCCCGCGATCAGCGGCCAACTGGCCCGCCTCGAACGGGAGGTCGGCGCGCCCCTGTTCGTGCGCACACACCGCGGCGCCACCCCGACCGAGCGCGCCGACGACCTGGCCCGCCGCGCCGGGCCGCACCTCGACGCGCTGCGCCGCTCGCTGGCCACCGGCGAGCCGGCGCCCGAGCCGCTCGGCACGATCCGGATCGGCGGCCCGGCCGAGGGCATGACCGCCCGCATCCTGCCCGCGCTCACCCCGCTGATCGAGAACGGGCTGCGGGTCCGGGCGAGCTTCGGACTCGCCGCCGACCTGCTGGCCGCGCTCGCCCGCGGCGAGCTGGACCTGGTCGTCTCCGCGATCCGGCCGACGGCCCGCGGCCTGCTCGCGACGCCGCTCATCGACGAGGAGTTCGTGCTGCTCGGCCCGCCGTCGCTGGCCCGGACCGTGGATCCGGCGGCGCTGGCGGCCGACCCGCCGCGGGCGCTGGCACACCTGCCGCTCGTCGCCTACGCGGAGGACCTGCCGATAATCCGGCGCTACTGGCGTTCCGAGTTCGGCCGCCGCCCGCCCAACGAGGTGGTCCTGACCGCACCGGATCTGCGGGCGGTCCTCGCCGCGGTGGTCGCCGGCGCCGGGGTCTCGGTCCTGCCGCGGTTCCTCGCCGAGGCGGCCCTGAGCGCCGGGTCCGTGCTGGAGCTGCACCGCCCGGAGGTCGAACCGCTCAACACGATCTTCCTGGCGGTGGCCGCCGGCCGGCGGCACGACCCGACGATCGCGGCGGTCCATGGCCGGCTGCTGGACCGGGCACGGCAGTGGGGCTCCCTCTGA